Within the Pseudomonas orientalis genome, the region CCAACCTTCCCGGTTGTCACCCCGAGGGTTGGAGCTGAACAGCACCCCACCGGGTTTCAACGCGCCGTGCAGCTCTTTGAGCACCCGGGGCAATTCCTGCTTGGGTATGTGAAACAGCACCGCATTGGCGAAGATCCCGTCAAAGCGCTCGGCAGGCAGGTCCAGTCTCAGGAAGTCTTGCTGCAGCACCTCACAACCACTGTCTTCGCGCGCCATCTGTGCAAACCGCTCGGAACCGTCGAGCCCCACGGCGATGTGCCCCATGCGCGTAAATGTCTGCAAATCGCGCCCCGGCCCGCAGCCGAAATCCAGCACGGTAAACGGCGCCGTGCCCTGGAGATGCCGCAGCAGCGCATCGATGTTCTGGCTGACATCATGATCGCGGGTGCCTTCACGAAAGTCCTCGGCCACGTGGTTGTAATGGCCGAGGGTGGTGGCGGTGATCTGGTTGAGGTCGTCGGGCTTGAGGGTCATGACAGGCAATACCGGGTGCTTGGATTCCCGGACTATACCTCACCGCTTGTTCAGTACCCTCGCCAGTCGATCTCCGCCCAGTTGAATCACCGCCACCAGCACCACCAGCAGCACAATCACCGTCAGCATGATCTGGGTATCGAAACGCTGGTAACCATAGCGGTACGCAATGTCGCCCAGGCCACCGGCGCCAATCGCCCCGGCCATGGCCGATGAGTTGATCATGGTCACCAGGGTGATGGTGAACCCGCCGACGATCCCCGGCAGCGCTTCCGGCAACAACACGTGCCAGATGATGTGCCAGCGCCGGCACCCCATGGCCTGCGCCGCTTCGATCAGGCCATGGTCGACTTCGCGCAGGCTGACTTCGGCGATGCGCGCAAAGAACGGCGTGGCGGCGATCGTCAGCGGAACCACCGCCGCCCACACGCCGTAGGTGGTGCCGACAATCAAGCGGGTAAACGGGATCAGCGCCACCATCAGGATCAGAAAGGGAATGGAGCGGAACAGGTTGACGAAGGCGCCCAGCACCCGATTCAGCGTCGGTGCCTGGTAGATCCCGCCCTTGTCGCTGGTGACCAGAAACACGGCCAGCGGAATCCCCACCAGCAGGGCGATCAACGACGACACGCCCACCATCAACAGGGTGTCGATGGCGCCCTGTACTAAACGATCAAACCACATGGCCCAGCACCTCCACCCGTTGCGCCCAGTTCGCGGCGCGGTTGCGCAGTTCTTCGGCGCTGTGCGGCGATCCATTCACCGCCAGCAGTAATTGCCCCAGGGCATGCCCCTGGATGCGCTCCACACCGCCTTGCAGCAACCGCACGCGGCCGCCGAGGGCCTTGAACAGTGCGGCAAGGTCCGGCTCATCGGCGTCGCTGCCGGTGAACTGCAAGCGCAGCACCACCGCGGCGTCGGCCGACGTGGGGGTGGGTTGCAGGCGGTTTTGCAGTTCGGCCGGCAACCCGTGTTGCAAGGGGGCTAGCAGGGTTTGGCTGACGTCGTGCTGCGGATTGCCGAACACTTGCCACACCGGGCCCTGCTCGACGATACGCCCGTGTTCCAGCACCACCACGCGGTCGCAGATGTCGCGGATTACCGCCATCTCATGGGTGATCAACACGATGGTCAGGCCCAGGCGCTGGTTGATCTCGCGCAGCAGGCCGAGGATCGATTGGGTGGTCTCCGGGTCCAGCGCCGAGGTGGCCTCGTCGCAGAGCAGGATCTCGGGGTCGTGCACCAGCGAACGGGCGATGCCCACGCGCTGTTTCTGCCCCCCGGAAAGCTGCGCCGGATACGCCTTGTGCTTGTCCTGCAAACCCACCAGTTCCAGCAGCTCACGCACCTTTTGTTCACGCTGCGGCTTGGGCACCCCGGCAACTCTGAGCGGCAACTCGACGTTCTGCCACACGGTCTTGGCCGACATCAGGTTGAAGTGCTGGAAGATCATGCCGATGCGCCGGCGCAACGCGACGAGGTGGTCTTCATCGAAGCCGCCGATATCCACCTGATCGATCAGCACGCGCCCGCTGCTGGGTTGTTCCAGGCGATTGATGGTGCGAATCAGCGACGACTTGCCGGCGCCGCTGCGGCCAATGATGCCGAACACTTCGCCACGCTGGATCGCCAGGTCGATGCCGTGCAAGGCATGCACCGTGCCGTCATAGGTTTTACCCAGGTTGATGAAGCGCACGTGGGCACGGTTCAGATCCGCATGCAGTTCGGTCTGCCGGGCGTCCCTGGGCGGTGTGCCCAGGTCGCGCAGTCGGGCATTGGCGGCGGTCATTTTTTAGCTTCCCAGCCGACTTGGTAAAGCTTGCCGAGAGATTTATCCAGGGCTGCGCGTACCACCGGCGAGTGCTGGTAGATGTCGACGAACTTGATCACCCGTGGGTCGGTCTTGCTCTTGGGCTGGATCACGAACTGGATCACGTATTCCGGGTGGTCCAGGCCGTCGAACAGCAACGCCGATTCCGCATCGAAGGTCTTGGACAGGCGGATGTACGCAGGGTAGCCCTGCACCAGGTCGGCGTCGTCATAGGCGCGCACCAGTTGCACGGCTTCCACTTGCAGAATCTTGATTTTTTTCGGGTTGCTGACGATGTCTTCTTCGGTGGCCTTGTAGCCCACGCCCGGCTTGAGGCTGATCAGCCCGGCCTTGGCCAGCAGCTGCAGGCCGCGACCGCTGTTGATCGGGTCGTTGGCGATGGCCACGCTGGCGCTTTCGGGCAGGTCGTTGAAGCTCTTGTACTTTTTCGAATACAGCCCGACGTTGTTGATGATGCCCGGCGCGTAAGGCACCAGGTCAAACCCGGCGGCGGCCTTGGCGTTTTCCAGGAAGGGAATGTGCTGGAAGTAGTTCACGTCGATATCGCCGGCAGCGAGGCTGACGTTGGGGGCGATCCAGTCGGTGAATTCCACCAGCTCCACTTTCAGGCCTTGTTTGCCGGCTTCTTCCGCGGCCGCTTCCAGGGGAATGGCGAAGGCGGCGGTGGTGCCGACTTTCAGCGGCGCATCGGCGGCGAATACGGCCGTGCTGAATAACCCGAAGGCCAGGGCCAGTGCTTTGACTGGGTGGGTGAGCAGTATTTTTTTCATCATCAATTTCCAGTCATAAGGTGTTAGAACAAACAATGCAGATCCAATGTGGGAGGGGGCTTGCCCCCGATAGCAGTGGTTCAGTTGGCAAATGGGGTGACTGACCCACCGCTATCGGGGGCAAGCCCCCTCCCACATTTTTGATCAGTGTCGGTAGGTAGAGCCGGTGTGTTGTTCGGGTAAGCGAGCGCCGCCATGGAAGACTTTTTCGCGCAGCGTGCCCTGGTCATATTCGGTTTTGTACGAGCCGCGCTTTTGCAGCTCCGGCACTACAAGATCGATGAAATCCACATAGCTTTCCGGCGTCACGATGCGCGTCAGGTTGAAGCCATCCAGGCCTGTTTCGCTGATCCAGGATTCCAACTCATCGGCGACCAGCTCAGGCGACCCCACCAGCGTGATATAGCGCCCGCCCAACGCGTGCTGCTCGAGCAATTTGCGCCGGGTCCAGTCGTTGTTCTGCAGGTTTTTGGTGGCCGACTGGATTGCATTGCTCTTCACGTACTGGATCGGCTCGTCCAGTTCGTACTCGGAAAAATCGATCGCCGTGGACGCCGCAAAGTGCGCCACACCGGCCTCGGCGCTGGCGTAGCTGAGGTACTCGGCGTGCTTGGCCCAGGCCAGTTCTTCGGTCGCGCCGACGATCACGTTGAGGCCCATGAACACTTTGATGTCATCCGGATTTCGCCCGGCCGCCACCGCGCTGGCACGCACCTTGTCCACCTGGATTCTGGTCGAGGCCTTGTTCTGCCCGCTGATGAACACGCACTCGGCATGACGCCCGGCGAACTGCAGGCCGCGCTCCGAACTGCCGGCCTGGAACAGCACCGGCGTGCGCTGCGGCGAGGGCTCGCACAGGTGATAACCCTCCACTTGGTAGAACTCGCCGTGATGCTCGACCTTGTGCACCTTGCCCGGCTGCGCATACACCCGCGCCTGGGGATCGTTGACGACCGCGTCATCTTCCCAGCTGCCTTCCCAGAGTTTGTACAGCACCTGCAGGTATTCATCGGCCTGGTCGTAGCGGCGGTCATGCTCGACTTGTTCGTTCAGGCCCATGGCCTTGGCGGCGCTGTCGAGGTAGCCGGTGACGATGTTCCAGCCCACGCGGCCGCGGCTCAGGTGGTCGAGGGTGGACATGCGCCGGGCGAACAGATAGGGCGGCTCATAGGTCAGGTTGGCGGTGAGGCCGAAGCCAAGGTTGCGGGTGACCGCCGCCATGGCCGAGACCAGCAGGAGCGGGTCGTTGACCGGCAACTGGATCGATTCTTTGAGCGGCACGTCGATGGACTTCTGGTACACGTCATACACGCCGACGATATCGGCGATGAACAAGCCGTCGAACAGCCCGCGCTCGAGGGTTTGCGCCAGGTCGGTCCAGTATTCGAGGGTCTTGTACTGGGTGGACGTGTCCCGTGGATGGGTCCACAAGCCGTGGTTGATATGCCCGATGCAGTTCATGTTGAAGGCATTGAGCAGGATTTTTTTCTTGCTCATCAGATCGTCCCCCGCAGCGGCGGGTTTTCGGCGTTGAGGTAGTAATTGCCCACGGCGTGATATTTCCAGCGCACCGGGTCGTGCAGGGTGTGAACCCGCGCGTTGCGCCAGTGGCGGTCCAGGCCGTGCTCGGCCAGGGTTGCCTGGCTGCCGGCCAGTTCGAACAGTGTGCTGCCGGCGGCGAGGGAGATTTCGGTGCTCAAGGCGCGCACTTCGGCGACGGCGATGGAGGCGGCCGCGACGGTGTGGGCCGTGCTGTCGGCCTGGGCGCGATCGAGGAATTCCCCCGAGCGCTCCAGCAACGCTTCGGCGGCGTGCAGGCGAATGCTCAGGTGGCCGAAGCTTTTCAGCGTCAACGGGTCATCGGTGGCCTTGTCGCTGCCTGAGTCGATCCAGGGACGGGTCTTGGTGCGCACAAAATGCAGCGCATCTTCGAAGGCGGCGCGGGCGATGCCGGTGTCGATGGCAGCGTGAAGAATCTGCGCCAGCGGGCCGACGGTGGTCGGGCGTTCGAAGGCGCTCTGGAACGGCACCACATCCCGGGCGTCCACCCACACGTTGTCGAACACCACCGAACCGCTGCCGGTGGTGCGCTGGCCAAATCCGCTCCAGTCGTCGATCACCGTCAGGCCGGCGCTGTCGCGAGGCACAAAGGCCAGTTGCTGGACACCGTTTTCATCCACCACCGAGGTGGGGATGCGTTGCGCGTAGATCGCGCCGGTGGCGTAGAACTTGCGCCCGCTGATGCGAAAACCCTCGCCGTCGCGGCTGAGGCGGGTCACGCGGTCATGGGCGGTCTTGGTGCCCAGTTCTGCCAGGGCGTTGCCAAAGCGCTGGCCGGCCAGCACGTCGGCGTACAGGCGCTGCTGC harbors:
- a CDS encoding class I SAM-dependent methyltransferase; translated protein: MTLKPDDLNQITATTLGHYNHVAEDFREGTRDHDVSQNIDALLRHLQGTAPFTVLDFGCGPGRDLQTFTRMGHIAVGLDGSERFAQMAREDSGCEVLQQDFLRLDLPAERFDGIFANAVLFHIPKQELPRVLKELHGALKPGGVLFSSNPRGDNREGWNGPRYGSYHDLEAWRGLLVEARFEELEHYYRPAGLPREQQPWLASVWRRV
- a CDS encoding SfnB family sulfur acquisition oxidoreductase, which gives rise to MTLSHHVAVITSDEQALIVASDLAEDLRRDSAQRDRERRLPLPELDVFSRSGLWGISVPKAYGGAGVSNVTLAKVIALIAQADASLGQIPQNHFYALEVLRVNGSPEQQQRLYADVLAGQRFGNALAELGTKTAHDRVTRLSRDGEGFRISGRKFYATGAIYAQRIPTSVVDENGVQQLAFVPRDSAGLTVIDDWSGFGQRTTGSGSVVFDNVWVDARDVVPFQSAFERPTTVGPLAQILHAAIDTGIARAAFEDALHFVRTKTRPWIDSGSDKATDDPLTLKSFGHLSIRLHAAEALLERSGEFLDRAQADSTAHTVAAASIAVAEVRALSTEISLAAGSTLFELAGSQATLAEHGLDRHWRNARVHTLHDPVRWKYHAVGNYYLNAENPPLRGTI
- a CDS encoding methionine ABC transporter permease is translated as MWFDRLVQGAIDTLLMVGVSSLIALLVGIPLAVFLVTSDKGGIYQAPTLNRVLGAFVNLFRSIPFLILMVALIPFTRLIVGTTYGVWAAVVPLTIAATPFFARIAEVSLREVDHGLIEAAQAMGCRRWHIIWHVLLPEALPGIVGGFTITLVTMINSSAMAGAIGAGGLGDIAYRYGYQRFDTQIMLTVIVLLVVLVAVIQLGGDRLARVLNKR
- a CDS encoding MetQ/NlpA family ABC transporter substrate-binding protein, translating into MKKILLTHPVKALALAFGLFSTAVFAADAPLKVGTTAAFAIPLEAAAEEAGKQGLKVELVEFTDWIAPNVSLAAGDIDVNYFQHIPFLENAKAAAGFDLVPYAPGIINNVGLYSKKYKSFNDLPESASVAIANDPINSGRGLQLLAKAGLISLKPGVGYKATEEDIVSNPKKIKILQVEAVQLVRAYDDADLVQGYPAYIRLSKTFDAESALLFDGLDHPEYVIQFVIQPKSKTDPRVIKFVDIYQHSPVVRAALDKSLGKLYQVGWEAKK
- a CDS encoding methionine ABC transporter ATP-binding protein, which encodes MTAANARLRDLGTPPRDARQTELHADLNRAHVRFINLGKTYDGTVHALHGIDLAIQRGEVFGIIGRSGAGKSSLIRTINRLEQPSSGRVLIDQVDIGGFDEDHLVALRRRIGMIFQHFNLMSAKTVWQNVELPLRVAGVPKPQREQKVRELLELVGLQDKHKAYPAQLSGGQKQRVGIARSLVHDPEILLCDEATSALDPETTQSILGLLREINQRLGLTIVLITHEMAVIRDICDRVVVLEHGRIVEQGPVWQVFGNPQHDVSQTLLAPLQHGLPAELQNRLQPTPTSADAAVVLRLQFTGSDADEPDLAALFKALGGRVRLLQGGVERIQGHALGQLLLAVNGSPHSAEELRNRAANWAQRVEVLGHVV
- a CDS encoding LLM class flavin-dependent oxidoreductase, with protein sequence MSKKKILLNAFNMNCIGHINHGLWTHPRDTSTQYKTLEYWTDLAQTLERGLFDGLFIADIVGVYDVYQKSIDVPLKESIQLPVNDPLLLVSAMAAVTRNLGFGLTANLTYEPPYLFARRMSTLDHLSRGRVGWNIVTGYLDSAAKAMGLNEQVEHDRRYDQADEYLQVLYKLWEGSWEDDAVVNDPQARVYAQPGKVHKVEHHGEFYQVEGYHLCEPSPQRTPVLFQAGSSERGLQFAGRHAECVFISGQNKASTRIQVDKVRASAVAAGRNPDDIKVFMGLNVIVGATEELAWAKHAEYLSYASAEAGVAHFAASTAIDFSEYELDEPIQYVKSNAIQSATKNLQNNDWTRRKLLEQHALGGRYITLVGSPELVADELESWISETGLDGFNLTRIVTPESYVDFIDLVVPELQKRGSYKTEYDQGTLREKVFHGGARLPEQHTGSTYRH